One Echinicola strongylocentroti DNA window includes the following coding sequences:
- a CDS encoding zinc-binding alcohol dehydrogenase family protein: MKILTCKKPGHFEYVEGEKPTSSSDKALIKIKRIGICGTDLHAYEGTQPYFSYPRVLGHELSGELIETGGAEGFSVGDLVTIIPYFNCGKCVACLAQKPNCCASISVFGVHEDGGMKEYISVPPSALVKEDGLSLDQLALAEPLAIGAHGVRRADVKSGEFVVVMGAGPIGLGVMEFARIAGGKVIAMDINEDRLAFCRETLGVEYTVNAKGDFRKEIEKITGGNFAEAVIDATGSSIAIHNGFGLMAHGGRYVLVGLQKGPIEINHPEFHKRESTLMSSRNATREDFDTVLKALKEQKVKAESYITHRVSFDQVKEDFASWLDPANKVIKAMVTL; this comes from the coding sequence ATGAAAATATTGACCTGTAAGAAACCGGGGCATTTTGAGTATGTAGAGGGAGAGAAACCTACTTCAAGCTCAGACAAGGCACTGATCAAGATCAAACGTATCGGCATATGTGGTACAGACCTCCATGCCTATGAAGGTACCCAGCCTTATTTCAGTTACCCAAGGGTATTGGGACATGAGCTGTCAGGTGAGCTCATAGAAACAGGGGGAGCAGAGGGTTTTTCTGTTGGGGACCTGGTTACGATCATTCCTTACTTTAACTGCGGCAAATGCGTAGCGTGTCTCGCTCAGAAGCCAAATTGCTGCGCCAGCATCAGTGTATTTGGTGTCCATGAGGATGGTGGAATGAAAGAATACATTTCGGTACCCCCTTCAGCGTTGGTAAAAGAGGATGGACTTAGTTTGGACCAGTTGGCTTTGGCAGAACCATTGGCCATCGGTGCCCATGGAGTAAGAAGAGCAGACGTGAAGTCAGGCGAGTTTGTGGTGGTGATGGGAGCAGGACCTATTGGATTGGGTGTTATGGAGTTTGCCCGGATAGCAGGAGGGAAGGTGATTGCCATGGATATCAACGAGGACAGGTTGGCTTTTTGTCGTGAAACCCTTGGGGTGGAATATACCGTCAATGCCAAAGGTGATTTCAGGAAGGAGATCGAGAAAATTACCGGAGGGAATTTTGCTGAGGCGGTCATTGATGCCACGGGTAGCTCGATAGCCATCCATAATGGCTTCGGTCTCATGGCTCATGGTGGCAGGTATGTACTCGTAGGTCTTCAAAAAGGTCCGATTGAGATCAACCATCCTGAATTTCACAAACGTGAGTCCACACTGATGAGTAGCAGAAATGCCACTAGGGAAGATTTTGATACGGTACTGAAAGCCCTGAAAGAACAAAAGGTGAAAGCGGAATCTTATATCACTCATCGAGTAAGCTTTGATCAAGTAAAGGAGGATTTTGCCAGCTGGCTGGATCCCGCCAATAAGGTCATCAAAGCAATGGTAACACTTTAA